The Panicum virgatum strain AP13 chromosome 5K, P.virgatum_v5, whole genome shotgun sequence genome has a window encoding:
- the LOC120706409 gene encoding uncharacterized protein LOC120706409, with the protein MASSSSTSAARPPTPSWAILAVIPQVSGPAVAADLSLALAAPPRVTALTVQPRVSPDPTTPDCYPASSPQTAPAASSSPPPRGASPTARSGLSLPTAASSCTGSSSIEGYFICNTRAATAFLLPDPDPAGPIMHPGNLGLIATLAGDGYMVAELQPLLWTDRATLLCFSSDTAAWALRYPLPGRPWVSSGVISSDEELWWVDITLGILNCNPFTDEPVLRFFPLPAGKELPFQPGGTDELEMCRCVKVSTGKLRFVEMTAGHNPRRPPRFTMWTLSPANPVDPWTTEYTVGLDTIWAAESYSATGLEAKLPSLAAIHPTNPNIVYFFLDAHIFVVDMGAARVGDCDVHKVMQPPSELLSSGFVHAWELPQPLHP; encoded by the coding sequence ATGGCATCGTCGTCCTCGAcatcggcggcgcggccgccgaccccctCATGGGCCATCCTGGCCGTCATCCCCCAGGTTTCCggtcccgccgtcgccgccgacctctcgctcgcgctcgccgcgcccccGCGCGTGACGGCCCTCACCGTGCAACCGCGTGTCTCCCCCGACCCTACCACCCCGGACTGCTACCCAGCGTCCTCGCCACAGACCGCTCCGGCCGCCTCGTCCTCACCGCCACCCAGGGGCGCGTCGCCGACGGCCCGCTCAGGTTTGAGTCTCCCGACCGCAGCCTCTTCTTGCACCGGGAGTTCGTCGATCGAGGGGTACTTCATCTGCAAcacgcgcgccgccaccgccttcctcctccccgaCCCAGACCCTGCGGGGCCCATCATGCACCCGGGCAACCTCGGCCTCATCGCCACCCTTGCCGGCGACGGCTACATGGTCGCCGAGCTCCAACCACTACTCTGGACCGACCGCGCCACCCTCCTCTGCTTCTCGTCGGACACCGCCGCCTGGGCGCTCCGCTACCCTCTGCCGGGGCGGCCGTGGGTCAGCTCGGGCGTTATCTCCAGCGACGAGGAGCTCTGGTGGGTCGACATCACCTTGGGCATCCTCAACTGCAACCCCTTCACCGACGAACCGGTGCTGCGCTTTTTCCCGCTTCCGGCGGGCAAGGAACTGCCTTTCCAGCCAGGCGGTACAGACGAGCTAGAAATGTGCCGTTGCGTGAAGGTCAGCACCGGCAAGCTGCGTTTCGTGGAGATGACCGCCGGGCACAACCCCCGCCGCCCTCCGAGGTTCACCATGTGGACGCTCTCGCCGGCCAATCCGGTGGACCCGTGGACGACGGAGTACACGGTCGGCTTGGACACCATCTGGGCGGCCGAGAGCTACTCGGCGACCGGACTGGAGGCCAAGCTGCCCTCCCTCGCGGCCATCCACCCAACAAACCCCAACATCGTCTACTTCTTTCTGGACGCGCACATCTTCGTCGTCGACATGGGGGCGGCCAGGGTTGGGGACTGCGACGTCCACAAAGTGATGCAGCCGCCCAGCGAGCTACTCTCCTCGGGCTTCGTTCACGCCTGGGAGCTGCCACAGCCTCTTCACCCCTGA
- the LOC120706410 gene encoding uncharacterized protein LOC120706410 yields MEPRKSSYLVVVVFASLLLSAMAGGHRKKLLSKDGAGPMETTEESMQPLQEDDEAAVVVVHERILKQVRMDDYGRYDPTPTMSKPHFKDIPN; encoded by the exons ATGGAGCCCAGGAAGTCGAGTtatcttgtcgtcgtcgtcttcgCTTCGCTCTTGCTGTCCGCCATGGCAG GAGGGCATAGGAAGAAGCTGCTGAGCAAAGATGGCGCAGGACCGATG GAGACGACGGAGGAATCCATGCAACCGCTGCAGGAAGACGACGAGGCGGCCGTGGTGGTGGTCCACGAGAGGATTCTGAAGCAGGTGAGGATGGACGACTACGGGCGCTACGACCCTACTCCGACCATGTCCAAGCCTCACTTCAAGGACATACCTAACTAG
- the LOC120706411 gene encoding uncharacterized protein LOC120706411 isoform X1 — MGANCCIAAKERAQPCMAPIEVSTYRVRHSPSWSFRWDNRTHIEDIMESTMVFPNQSSGNVQPEVKNGFIAPTEGHYSGDSHSDVFRRVKWQKSDNKMEVSKLSKVDPGADHSTANDLPTEVQLLSSKEDGQRKEITGAKSCKSPGIVTVASDAKTLKSHPSTTPVLQEDSEGPSSSMSHSIRMDPNSTRKALQSPGGQLYTQISDGSNPSLKPLGENSSAERRLSNSMLSAFSNDMFAGQSQGGTSDKWSTCTPSELVAISRGDRWSVDNELFGSITSKGSFSNASHPTALSPDQEVCRLCSRLLKERSSWNGHELAVVAVLFCGHAYHANCLDSVTAESEKYDPSCPVCTHGETITAKLFGKTELKVTNKASKHMADNDLDRSSKHQKKVKREPRLVTSSSMKDTFSRPFLRRHFSTGSRSPTPVLGSEPTIKKGFWSRNWRE; from the exons ATGGGAGCTAATTGCTGCATAGCTGCCAAGGAAAGAGCACAACCATGTATGGCTCCAATTGAAGTTTCAACATACAGGGTAAGACACTCGCCATCATGGAGCTTCCGGTGGGACAACCGTACACACATAGAGGATATAATGGAGAGCACTATGGTGTTCCCAAATCAAAGTAGTGGAAATGTTCAGCCAGAAGTGAAGAATGGTTTCATTGCACCAACTGAAGGCCATTACAGTGGGGATAGCCATTCTGATGTGTTCCGCAGGGTCAAGTGGCAAAAATCTGATAATAAGATGGAAGTATCCAAGCTTTCAAAAGTTGATCCTGGAG CTGATCATTCTACTGCAAATGATTTACCCACTGAG GTACAGTTGCTGTCCAGCAAAGAAGATGGCCAGAGGAAAGAAATTACTGGT GCAAAGTCTTGTAAATCTCCCGGCATAGTAACTGTTGCCTCAGATGCAAAGACATTGAAGTCACATCCTTCAACAACCCCTGTACTGCAAGAAGATTCAGAAGGTCCTTCATCCTCTATGAGTCATTCTATTCGCATGGACCCAAATTCAACAAGGAAAGCACTTCAATCACCTGGTGGTCAACTGTATACGCAGATCTCAGATGGAAGCAATCCATCCCTCAAACCTCTTGGCGAAAACAGCTCTGCAGAAAGAAGGCTATCAAACTCCATGCTTTCTGCCTTTAGCAATGATATGTTTGCAGGGCAATCGCAAGGTGGGACATCTGATAAGTGGTCAACTTGCACACCTTCTGAATTGGTGGCTATATCTCGAGGAGATAGGTGGTCTGTTGATAATGAACTCTTTGGCTCCATTACTAGTAAAGGATCATTTTCAAATGCTTCACATCCCACTGCCCTTTCCCCTGACCAAGAGGTATGCAGGCTATGTTCAAGGCTATTAAAGGAGCGATCTTCATGGAACGGTCATGAGCTGGCAGTAGTTGCTGTTTTATTCTGTGGTCATGCATACCACGCAAATTGTTTAGATAGTGTTACTGCAGAAAGTGAGAAATATGACCCTTCTTGTCCTGTATGCACCCATGGTGAGACAATTACAGCTAAACTGTTTGGAAAGACTGAACTAAAGGTTACGAACAAGGCATCAAAACATATGGCTGATAATGATCTTGATCGGAGCTCTAAGCACCAGAAGAAAGTTAAGAGAGAACCCAGATTGGTTACAAGTTCTAGCATGAAGGACACATTTAGTCGGCCATTTTTGAGGAGGCATTTCTCCACTGGTTCACGATCACCAACACCAGTTTTGGGGAGTGAGCCAACAATAAAGAAGGGCTTTTGGTCAAGGAATTGGAGAGAGTAG
- the LOC120706411 gene encoding uncharacterized protein LOC120706411 isoform X2, with product MGANCCIAAKERAQPCMAPIEVSTYRVRHSPSWSFRWDNRTHIEDIMESTMVFPNQSSGNVQPEVKNGFIAPTEGHYSGDSHSDVFRRVKWQKSDNKMEVSKLSKVDPGADHSTANDLPTEAKSCKSPGIVTVASDAKTLKSHPSTTPVLQEDSEGPSSSMSHSIRMDPNSTRKALQSPGGQLYTQISDGSNPSLKPLGENSSAERRLSNSMLSAFSNDMFAGQSQGGTSDKWSTCTPSELVAISRGDRWSVDNELFGSITSKGSFSNASHPTALSPDQEVCRLCSRLLKERSSWNGHELAVVAVLFCGHAYHANCLDSVTAESEKYDPSCPVCTHGETITAKLFGKTELKVTNKASKHMADNDLDRSSKHQKKVKREPRLVTSSSMKDTFSRPFLRRHFSTGSRSPTPVLGSEPTIKKGFWSRNWRE from the exons ATGGGAGCTAATTGCTGCATAGCTGCCAAGGAAAGAGCACAACCATGTATGGCTCCAATTGAAGTTTCAACATACAGGGTAAGACACTCGCCATCATGGAGCTTCCGGTGGGACAACCGTACACACATAGAGGATATAATGGAGAGCACTATGGTGTTCCCAAATCAAAGTAGTGGAAATGTTCAGCCAGAAGTGAAGAATGGTTTCATTGCACCAACTGAAGGCCATTACAGTGGGGATAGCCATTCTGATGTGTTCCGCAGGGTCAAGTGGCAAAAATCTGATAATAAGATGGAAGTATCCAAGCTTTCAAAAGTTGATCCTGGAG CTGATCATTCTACTGCAAATGATTTACCCACTGAG GCAAAGTCTTGTAAATCTCCCGGCATAGTAACTGTTGCCTCAGATGCAAAGACATTGAAGTCACATCCTTCAACAACCCCTGTACTGCAAGAAGATTCAGAAGGTCCTTCATCCTCTATGAGTCATTCTATTCGCATGGACCCAAATTCAACAAGGAAAGCACTTCAATCACCTGGTGGTCAACTGTATACGCAGATCTCAGATGGAAGCAATCCATCCCTCAAACCTCTTGGCGAAAACAGCTCTGCAGAAAGAAGGCTATCAAACTCCATGCTTTCTGCCTTTAGCAATGATATGTTTGCAGGGCAATCGCAAGGTGGGACATCTGATAAGTGGTCAACTTGCACACCTTCTGAATTGGTGGCTATATCTCGAGGAGATAGGTGGTCTGTTGATAATGAACTCTTTGGCTCCATTACTAGTAAAGGATCATTTTCAAATGCTTCACATCCCACTGCCCTTTCCCCTGACCAAGAGGTATGCAGGCTATGTTCAAGGCTATTAAAGGAGCGATCTTCATGGAACGGTCATGAGCTGGCAGTAGTTGCTGTTTTATTCTGTGGTCATGCATACCACGCAAATTGTTTAGATAGTGTTACTGCAGAAAGTGAGAAATATGACCCTTCTTGTCCTGTATGCACCCATGGTGAGACAATTACAGCTAAACTGTTTGGAAAGACTGAACTAAAGGTTACGAACAAGGCATCAAAACATATGGCTGATAATGATCTTGATCGGAGCTCTAAGCACCAGAAGAAAGTTAAGAGAGAACCCAGATTGGTTACAAGTTCTAGCATGAAGGACACATTTAGTCGGCCATTTTTGAGGAGGCATTTCTCCACTGGTTCACGATCACCAACACCAGTTTTGGGGAGTGAGCCAACAATAAAGAAGGGCTTTTGGTCAAGGAATTGGAGAGAGTAG
- the LOC120706413 gene encoding uncharacterized protein LOC120706413 — MSSEHLIDKTISILIPFSLRNMGANCCVAAKERTQPCITPIEVSAYRNVRHSPSWSFRWDNRTHIEDIMEIPTLFSNHSSGSIRPETKSGSIAPTEGFSNGNSLGTSPSDVFRRTKWQKSDKKMEAPKATKADPHADRSIASNLFPEVKLSRKSLDMVSVASDLKTSASVPSTPPLVSRADPSSSRGHSQSTDSDSMKKAWRSPGYQLYRQISDSKIPSLRSLNEISSPEGRPSSSMLSVCSNDLSAAGSHGESSDGWSMRTFSEMVATSQRERWSLDSELLGSISSKMTRSNASNSTSLPPDQEVCKLCLKLLKERSAWNAQELAVVAVLFCGHVYHADCLDSITTEAEKYDPPCPVCTHGEKCSVKLFGKLESKIKNKIPKDVVVDIDLDGNIKHQKKGRREPRLGTSSSMKVPFSRPFLRRHFSIGSRPPRSVSETDSTRKRGFWAKHWRE, encoded by the exons ATGAGCTCAGAGCATCTGATTGATAAAACTATCAGCATATTAATTCCCTTTTCTTTAAGAAATATGGGAGCTAATTGCTGTGTTGCTGCAAAGGAGAGGACACAGCCATGCATTACTCCAATAGAAGTATCAGCATACAGGAATGTAAGGCACTCACCATCATGGAGCTTTCGATGGGACAATCGCACACACATAGAAGACATAATGGAAATCCCTACTCTGTTCTCCAATCATAGCAGTGGAAGCATTCGGCCTGAAACCAAGAGTGGTTCCATTGCACCAACTGAAGGCTTCTCTAATGGAAATAGCCTTGGAACTAGCCCTTCTGATGTGTTTCGCAGAACAAAGTGGCAAAAATCTGATAAGAAAATGGAAGCTCCTAAGGCTACTAAGGCTGATCCTCATG CTGATCGCTCCATAGCAAGTAATTTGTTCCCTGAG GTGAAGCTTTCCAGGAAATCATTGGACATGGTAAGTGTTGCTTCAGATTTGAAGACATCAGCATCTGTTCCTTCAACACCACCCTTAGTATCCAGAGCAGATCCTTCATCCTCCAGGGGTCATTCGCAATCAACAGATTCAGATTCGATGAAGAAAGCCTGGCGTTCACCAGGATATCAATTATACAGGCAGATCTCGGATAGCAAAATTCCATCTCTCAGATCTCTCAACGAAATCAGCTCTCCTGAAGGAAGACCATCCTCTTCCATGCTCTCTGTCTGTAGCAATGACCTGTCAGCAGCAGGATCCCATGGTGAGTCATCTGATGGTTGGTCAATGCGCACGTTTTCTGAAATGGTTGCGACATCCCAAAGAGAGAGGTGGTCACTTGACAGTGAGCTCTTAGGATCCATTTCCAGTAAAATGACAAGATCAAATGCTTCAAATTCCACAAGCCTTCCTCCAGACCAAGAGGTGTGCAAGCTGTGTTTGAAATTGTTAAAGGAAAGATCGGCTTGGAATGCTCAGGAGCTGGCTGTTGTTGCTGTGTTGTTTTGTGGCCATGTTTACCATGCTGACTGTCTCGATAGCATAACTACAGAAGCTGAAAAATATGATCCTCCATGCCCTGTATGCACGCACGGGGAGAAATGTTCGGTGAAGCTATTTGGGAAGCTGGAATCAAAGATCAAGAATAAGATACCAAAAGATGTGGTAGTCGATATTGATCTAGATGGAAACATTAAGCACCAGAAGAAAGGCAGAAGAGAGCCCAGGTTAGGCACAAGTTCAAGCATGAAGGTCCCATTTAGTCGTCCATTTTTGAGGAGGCATTTCTCCATCGGCTCTCGACCACCACGGTCAGTCTCAGAGACTGATTCAACAAGAAAGAGGGGATTCTGGGCAAAGCACTGGAGAGAGTAG
- the LOC120706414 gene encoding NAC domain-containing protein 74-like, protein MEALRNMKLPPGFGFYPSDTELIGHYLKRKILGQKIEHDLIPVVDIYKHEPWDLPAKCNFPIEDNKWHFFASRDRKYPTGSRSNRATVAGYWKSTGKDRAIKLNKRTLGTKKTLVFHEGRPPSGRRTEWIMHEYYIDEKECQVSPDMKDAFVLCRVTKRNDWALENDNEAGDRNPHHQQQIDASISVVKPEHAATSVVNPEDAATSVVNPEDAAASVVKPEDAAASVICAGESNDVAMASITADKGSPNGSNELEEWLEELLDPSPSFNPLPDTGCAILPLSEQYAESSNTGSVVPKIGPDHASPIKDGTDATDYLFIDDLPDDLYNMLYPGIDDFSNNMFLEPAGLSGASATNQAYHLMEESPFTLPNNFEGGTLKDELQLDQENNNPNLSNGSIDTGVTIRRRIASASAANISPAPGRIKMQLGIKKMVTSNSESINQTMKFADNSGRRLDLMTSVEHQKKHANDANSVKRSDAAKPGEGYSNQGYHRGVKNAFRCSSVGFNAYILFAIFVVGVAAAVALHYHRLGASL, encoded by the exons ATGGAAGCACTGCGTAATATGAAACTCCCCCCAGGATTTGGATTCTATCCTTCGGATACTGAACTTATTGGTCACTATCTGAAGAGGAAAATACTTGGCCAGAAAATTGAACACGATCTTATACCAGTGGTGGATATATACAAGCATGAACCATGGGATTTACCTG CAAAGTGCAATTTTCCAATCGAGGACAACAAGTGGCATTTCTTCGCCTCTCGTGATAGGAAGTACCCTACTGGTTCTAGGTCAAACAGGGCAACAGTTGCTGGTTACTGGAAATCAACTGGGAAGGACCGAGCCATAAAGCTGAACAAGCGAACTCTAGGAACAAAGAAGACTTTAGTTTTTCATGaaggccggcctccctctggtaGACGCACTGAATGGATTATGCACGAGTACTACATAGATGAGAAGGAATGTCAAGTCAGCCCTGATATGAAG GATGCCTTTGTTCTCTGTCGTGTTACTAAAAGAAATGACTGGGCATTGGAGAATGATAATGAGGCGGGCGATAGGAACcctcatcatcaacaacaaatTGATGCTTCTATATCAGTTGTGAAGCCAGAACATGCTGCTACATCAGTTGTAAATCCAGAAGATGCTGCGACATCAGTTGTAAATCCAGAAGATGCTGCTGCATCAGTTGTTAAGCCAGAAGATGCTGCTGCCTCAGTCATCTGTGCAGGGGAATCAAATGATGTTGCTATGGCATCCATTACTGCTGATAAAGGATCTCCAAATGGTAGTAATGAACTGGAAGAATGGCTGGAAGAATTGTTGGATCCTTCGCCTTCATTTAACCCTCTACCTGATACTGGTTGTGCCATCCTGCCTCTGTCTGAGCAATATGCTGAATCATCA AATACTGGCTCTGTGGTTCCCAAGATTGGACCAGACCATGCCAGCCCTatcaaggatgggacagatgCCACAGACTACCTATTCATTGATGATCTTCCTGATGATCTTTACAATATGTTGTATCCTGGTATTGATGACTTCAGTAATAATATGTTCTTGGAGCCAGCTGGACTGTCAGGAGCTTCTGCCACCAACCAGGCTTACCACTTGATGGAGGAAAGTCCCTTTACTCTTCCAAACAACTTTGAGGGTGGAACTCTGAAGGATGAATTGCAGTTGGACCAGGAAAACAACAACCCCAATCTGTCAAATGGAAGTATTGACACTGGAGTTACAATACGAAGGCGCATCGCATCAGCATCCGCTGCTAACATTTCACCAGCACCTGGTAGGATTAAAATGCAGCTTGGAATTAAAAAGATGGTTACAAGTAATTCTGAATCCATCAACCAGACAATGAAGTTTGCAGATAACAGTGGTCGTCGTCTTGATCTCATGACTAGTGTTGAGCACCAGAAGAAACATGCAAACGATGCCAATTCTGTCAAGCGATCTGATGCAGCCAAGCCAGGTGAAGGCTACAGCAATCAAGGATATCACAGGGGCGTAAAGAATGCATTCAGATGTTCATCCGTTGGATTCAACGCGTACATACTCTTCGCCATCTTTGTGGTTGGAGTTGCTGCTGCTGTAGCACTGCATTACCACCGTTTGGGTGCCAGCCTATAA